GCATATCTTCTACTGAAACTAGCGTCTGATCATATGAAACATTTACTTTACCAGTGCTTAAATCTACCTTAACACTTGTTACCCCCTCTAAACCTTCCAATGCACCTTTAACTGAAGATTTACAGTGACCACATGTCATACCTTTTACATCTAATATAATTTCCATTTTATTTAACCTCCCTTTCAATAGCTCTTCTTATATTTTAACTCTTTTCAAAAGTAGTGAGTTAATTACAACACTTACTGAATTAAATGCCATTGCTGCTCTTCAACCCATGGGGCCAATAATCCAACAGCCACAATTGGAATTCCCCCACTGTTGCTTCCACTGATACCATTACTTCCTCGCCATTACGAATTACACGGGTTGTTTCGCCTGTAAACTGAATAATTTGGTAATAGCCTGCGTTGTTTTTACTTTTTGCACTAGTCTCCAAGTATTTTCCAAATAAGATTAGTGTGATTAAAATTACAATTTCTTATAAGTCCCAACATAGAACTGCCATCCGATTATAAATTGGATCGGTGTTGCCAAAGCAAATTGGAACCACTGATTCATAAATATAGCTGGTAAACTTACGCCAAACATATGAACAAGCATGGTTACTAATAATGGTGCAGATAATACAGCAGAAATGATCAACTTCATTTTGATTTGTTTAAGTTGCTTTTCTTTATGGGTTTGTTTCTCTCCCTTATCTGCTTTTGGTTTTAAATCATATTCAATGGATACACTTTCAGTAGTTAAATTTACGCTAGCTTTTTTTACATCCTCCTGCTTATTTACTACTTTTTTAAATCGTCTGGGGCAGGCCGCGCAAGTCATGCCAATCACATCAAATTCGGTTTTTCCGTTTCTGCTCTATAGCCTACTGTTTCTATTTTTGTTGGAATGTCCTGTAAAAAATTTGAAGTTGGATCATAAGCTAGGTCATTCCCGTAACGCCAATCGTACCGTGCTTTACTTCGCTCATTTTAATGAACCTTCCTTATTTCCTTCAAGTAATTCATCAATTGCCTCGTATTCTTCACCAGGCTTTACTTCGTCACTCACACAATTCTTTGTATGTCGTTCAGCCACAGTAAATCCTACTTTTTTAAAGCTGCATTAATAGCACTTATTTGAACTAAAATATCTATACAAAGCTGTCTTCCTCGACCATCTTTTGAATGCCACGTATTTGACCTTCGGTTCGCTTCAAACGGTTAAACACGGCTTGCTTTTCACCAACCGTTCTTGGTTTCACCGGGTGATAACATAAATATTTATCCCCCTATCGTATATATGTCAAGTGCTAAATTTTACATTGTTCAAAATAAACGCCCTACCTAGTGGGACACTTTTTTAGGTTCTAAACAAAAATAAAAAATTAATATGAAAATTTTGGAATTATCGTTTTCAAAAATGTATACACATTTTGGTTCCATTGCACACATAAATTCTGAAGATTTATATCTCAAAAAAAGCCTTGACATGTATAATAAAGTCAAGGCTTTAAGATACTTTTTTAATTTCCGCTTACCACGATTGGACCCAATACGGCAAAAGGTTTAATCACCCGCTTCTTTGATCAAATGTTCTTCTAGACTTACTTGGGTCAATTGGGATATATCATCAAAATCCCCAAGAATAAACCCGTGCATGAAGGGTGGTTTCGGGGGTTCAGTTAAGACAGGATTCAGTTTTAATAAATAAGTCTTGACAACCCAAGGGACATCAGAAGATTTAATAAGCAAAAGAGGGGTGTGCTTCCCTATATGACCCAACAATACGCCGGCAACGGTCTTTTGCCATGATGAAACTGTACCGAAAGAAAAGGCATCTCCTCGTCTTTTGTTTCGCCCCCAGCCAATTTGATTTTCTGAAGATGGTCTCATTGCGAATTCCACGCTGAGTTTGGCCGGTGTCTCCGCATCAATACGGTCTACATTTTCAACAATTGATTCAATTTCTCTTTCAACAGATTTACTTATGGACCTTCCTGATCCAAATAGTGTAACATTACGATTTGAAAATCGCTCCAGTATTCGCCGCGTTTCCTTTGGCAAAGCATTTCTATAGACAAAAAGAATCGGTATCCCAGTGTGGGCAGTATAATATAAGGCAGGTAAAGCCTCTGCACCATCATCCACGGAAGCAACGATGAGATGTTGTTTTCCAAGTTCTCCTTCTGGTGGTATTGTCACCAACCGAAACTCAGCAACCTCAGCGGCTGTTTGGAAAACATCTCCCGACCCAAGACGCAAAGTCGAAAAACCATGCTTTTTTAGTTCACTTTCCACACCTTCACCGATAGGACCAACTAAAATTACCTGCGCCGGAACATTTTCACCTGTCGGAGCAAGCCTGATGATTTCTTCAAATGTTTCTTTTAGTAGCCTTTCTTTGTGAGTGAGCAAAAAGGAGGCACCGATGGGGTGATGAATCAGAGGAACCCCGATATAGCTAAAATGAAAAATATCTGCAGGTACCAAGATAACGGTTGGCGGACGCCAGAATATATTTTTACTTGGATATACCAGTTGTGAAACTTTTGTAGAAAAAACAAATGGATCTTCTGCGTATATTCTTGTTGTATCAACCGTATTAAAGTTTACATCCATTGTATCTCCACCTTTCTTCTGTAACAGCTTTTTGTTAGATGTTCATGTAATACTTATTTTTATATGTATCACATTCATAAATAGTTCTAGTCGAGGTTTTTTGGTAGTGACCAAACTAACTACCTGTATTACATGAAAAAAGCTGGATTCCCAACAAAGGAGCCAGCGCATATTTGGAATTAAGCCACAAAACCTTCAATTCTTCTGCATGGATACAATCAAAAATTCCATCAGGTGATTATGGAATTGAAAACTAAAGGGCTTGGGTTTCATGTTGACTGGATGTAACCAATGAATAGCACAGGTTTTATTAAGGAGAAAGCGGATATAGCAACAGGGTTAATGGTAGATTCGTTGGTGAATTATTACTAATAAACAAACGATTCTAGGCGTTTGCACACAACGATGCAGGAATCCCAATTGTAGCTGGTTAATGCAGGTAATATTTAGCTGCAATAAGGAACTAATCTAATTAATTTGTCACCCCGTTCACCAATAACCACAAATTCAGTACCTGGTTGAACCTTTCCAAGTGTGCGAATTTCTTTT
This Virgibacillus phasianinus DNA region includes the following protein-coding sequences:
- a CDS encoding cell wall-binding repeat-containing protein; protein product: MDVNFNTVDTTRIYAEDPFVFSTKVSQLVYPSKNIFWRPPTVILVPADIFHFSYIGVPLIHHPIGASFLLTHKERLLKETFEEIIRLAPTGENVPAQVILVGPIGEGVESELKKHGFSTLRLGSGDVFQTAAEVAEFRLVTIPPEGELGKQHLIVASVDDGAEALPALYYTAHTGIPILFVYRNALPKETRRILERFSNRNVTLFGSGRSISKSVEREIESIVENVDRIDAETPAKLSVEFAMRPSSENQIGWGRNKRRGDAFSFGTVSSWQKTVAGVLLGHIGKHTPLLLIKSSDVPWVVKTYLLKLNPVLTEPPKPPFMHGFILGDFDDISQLTQVSLEEHLIKEAGD
- the copZ gene encoding copper chaperone CopZ is translated as MEIILDVKGMTCGHCKSSVKGALEGLEGVTSVKVDLSTGKVNVSYDQTLVSVEDMRKAVEDQGYDVVA